In Curtobacterium sp. TC1, the following proteins share a genomic window:
- a CDS encoding DEAD/DEAH box helicase — MARSGTRRAAGGTRTASRRTRPLDNDGVIPVLARAVREVEAAAQRGPLKATNRTKFQAVALLMREERARVKGDTDLTDSQRAEQLKRLDGVATILAKTAARDTSVIQLLAEEVQVSEATRAVKRDMMIAGGMELQPEDLVIATEPAPVAETPVRAVTPQAVVQRQLANPFLPPDFALADQPVAHPRRLANWELFGPLFKSFEYGAGGGAATMPLPEPTSLHSRSGTTLMKHQAELVAAASQGHRTFLLADEPGLGKTAQSLLAADAANAFPLLVVVPNVVKTNWAREAERWVPNHRATVIHGDGNDLDGFADIVIVNYEILDRHAGWLGGFGFKGMVVDEAHFIKNKDSQRARFVLQIADRIRQRTAAPLLMALTGTPLINSVEDFRTIWEYLGWIDDKKPRAKLMNELEEIGLTPADQGFFVEARRAVIDQGIVRRRKVDVAADIPARRIADIPVELDGDEGRSIRDAERELTAKLVRRYHQALDARTGQDPVVGIDHKLVRQVARWELEDQDASSTGENVFSMVRRIGRAKAQLAADYAAQLASNVGKVVFFAKHLDVMDQAEEVFARRGLRTATIRGDQTATQRTAQIDSFVNDPDVAVIVCSLTAAGVGLNLQVASNVVLAELSWTSAEQTQAIDRVHRIGQEEPVTAWRIIAAQTIDTKIAELIDSKASLAARALDGSDEELVDSGDIQLDAMAALLTEALGG, encoded by the coding sequence TTGGCTCGATCAGGCACCCGGCGAGCTGCCGGCGGGACGCGGACCGCGTCACGTCGCACGAGGCCGCTGGACAACGACGGCGTGATCCCCGTCCTCGCTCGCGCAGTGCGCGAGGTCGAGGCGGCGGCGCAGCGTGGACCGCTCAAGGCGACGAACCGGACGAAGTTCCAGGCCGTCGCACTGCTCATGCGCGAAGAGCGCGCACGGGTGAAGGGCGACACCGACCTCACCGACTCGCAGCGCGCCGAGCAGCTCAAACGGCTCGACGGCGTCGCGACGATCCTGGCGAAGACGGCGGCGCGCGACACCAGCGTGATCCAGCTGCTCGCCGAAGAGGTCCAGGTCTCCGAGGCGACCCGAGCCGTCAAGCGCGACATGATGATCGCCGGCGGCATGGAGCTGCAGCCGGAGGACCTCGTCATCGCGACGGAACCCGCCCCGGTCGCCGAGACCCCGGTGCGCGCGGTCACCCCGCAGGCGGTCGTGCAGCGCCAGCTCGCGAACCCGTTCCTGCCGCCGGACTTCGCGCTCGCCGACCAGCCCGTCGCGCACCCGCGCCGCCTGGCGAACTGGGAGCTCTTCGGCCCGCTGTTCAAGTCGTTCGAGTACGGCGCAGGCGGGGGAGCGGCGACGATGCCGTTGCCCGAGCCCACGTCGCTGCACTCCCGCTCCGGCACCACCCTGATGAAGCACCAGGCCGAACTGGTCGCCGCCGCGTCGCAGGGGCACCGCACGTTCCTGCTCGCCGACGAGCCGGGTCTGGGCAAGACGGCGCAGTCGCTCCTCGCAGCCGACGCCGCGAACGCGTTCCCGCTGCTCGTGGTCGTGCCGAACGTCGTCAAGACGAACTGGGCACGCGAAGCCGAGCGCTGGGTGCCGAACCACCGCGCCACCGTGATCCACGGCGACGGCAACGACCTCGACGGGTTCGCCGACATCGTCATCGTGAACTACGAGATCCTCGACCGGCACGCCGGCTGGCTCGGCGGCTTCGGCTTCAAGGGCATGGTCGTCGACGAGGCGCACTTCATCAAGAACAAGGACTCGCAGCGCGCCCGGTTCGTGCTGCAGATCGCCGACCGCATCCGGCAGCGCACCGCAGCGCCGCTGCTCATGGCGCTGACGGGCACCCCGCTGATCAACTCGGTCGAGGACTTCCGCACCATCTGGGAGTACCTCGGCTGGATCGACGACAAGAAGCCCCGCGCGAAGCTCATGAACGAGCTCGAGGAGATCGGACTGACCCCGGCCGACCAGGGCTTCTTCGTCGAGGCCCGTCGTGCCGTCATCGACCAGGGCATCGTCCGACGCCGCAAGGTCGACGTCGCCGCGGACATCCCGGCCCGCCGGATCGCCGACATCCCCGTCGAGCTCGACGGCGACGAGGGCCGCTCCATCCGCGACGCCGAGCGCGAGCTCACCGCGAAGCTGGTGCGCCGGTACCACCAGGCGCTCGACGCCCGCACCGGGCAGGACCCGGTCGTCGGCATCGACCACAAGCTCGTCCGGCAGGTCGCCCGCTGGGAACTCGAGGACCAGGACGCCTCGTCGACCGGCGAGAACGTGTTCTCGATGGTCCGCCGCATCGGTCGCGCCAAGGCCCAGCTCGCCGCGGACTACGCCGCGCAGCTCGCGTCGAACGTCGGCAAGGTCGTGTTCTTCGCCAAGCACCTCGACGTCATGGACCAGGCGGAAGAGGTCTTCGCGCGTCGGGGCCTGCGCACCGCCACGATCCGCGGCGACCAGACGGCCACGCAGCGCACGGCGCAGATCGACTCGTTCGTGAACGACCCCGACGTCGCCGTGATCGTCTGCTCGCTCACCGCGGCCGGCGTCGGCCTGAACCTGCAGGTCGCGTCCAACGTCGTGCTCGCCGAGCTGTCGTGGACGAGCGCCGAGCAGACCCAGGCGATCGACCGCGTGCACCGCATCGGCCAGGAAGAGCCCGTCACCGCGTGGCGCATCATCGCCGCACAGACGATCGACACGAAGATCGCCGAGCTCATCGACTCGAAGGCGTCCCTGGCCGCTCGCGCGCTCGACGGGTCGGACGAGGAACTCGTCGACTCCGGCGACATCCAGCTCGACGCGATGGCCGCACTGCTGACCGAGGCGCTCGGCGGCTAG
- a CDS encoding mycoredoxin has protein sequence MSDTITREQFTPGAGGVTMFTTTWCGYCARLKNQMTKAGVPFTEVDIEQTPGTAELVAEVNGGNQTVPTLVFSDGSTATNPSLAEVQSRI, from the coding sequence ATGAGCGACACGATCACGCGCGAGCAGTTCACCCCCGGAGCCGGCGGCGTCACGATGTTCACGACCACGTGGTGCGGCTACTGCGCCCGCCTGAAGAACCAGATGACAAAGGCCGGTGTGCCCTTCACCGAGGTCGACATCGAGCAGACCCCGGGTACGGCGGAACTCGTCGCCGAGGTCAACGGCGGCAACCAGACCGTGCCGACGCTGGTGTTCTCCGACGGCAGCACGGCGACGAACCCGTCCCTGGCCGAGGTGCAGTCCCGCATCTGA
- a CDS encoding PadR family transcriptional regulator: protein MDPIQRITAPTLDVLDALLTVDGPAWGLLVIKATGRQAGTVYPILERLERQGWITSSWDDETDRPGPRRRLYEFTSDGVDAARDLVAARPSAAPPARPSAATPARPARSARPVTS from the coding sequence ATGGATCCGATCCAACGCATCACCGCCCCGACGCTCGACGTGCTCGACGCACTGCTGACCGTCGACGGCCCGGCATGGGGGCTGCTCGTCATCAAGGCCACCGGGCGCCAGGCTGGCACCGTCTACCCGATCCTCGAACGACTCGAGCGGCAGGGGTGGATCACGTCGTCGTGGGACGACGAGACCGACCGCCCCGGGCCGCGTCGTCGGCTCTACGAGTTCACGTCCGACGGGGTCGACGCCGCACGCGACCTCGTCGCCGCCCGTCCGTCCGCCGCACCGCCCGCCCGTCCGTCCGCCGCGACGCCCGCGCGTCCGGCTCGCTCGGCCCGGCCGGTGACCTCGTGA
- a CDS encoding CYTH domain-containing protein, with protein sequence MSDTHLEIERTYDLPEGGALPDLVGAGGILRTEHQEPFELDATYWDTERYDLVAARVTVRRRTGGPDAGWHIKRSESDTVRHEQHFPLTDDADAVPTEVLAALFTERRGRGLRPVVRITTTRTVTRLLDEDGDQVAELADDQVTAQRLDDDAPETPRTWREVEVEAVAGVDPQVAHELFTTLDGRFAAVGAGPAAVASKLARGLAGAPAPRLQTEEKPDKGTTARVLAKRLRKLRAALLGQESRLRSGDAADLRQTAETALEVAAILSAYRLAFPTGDAVDRAAEAADGLAAVTARAALNEYLIDRLPRASTPAQDDLVDSMTRERILASTRERRDQSVRDVVAFVHGEPFLELLDALDDAVERPAPTEWSLRSPKKVAQDVGAVVKPHIRELVRAAVADDTSDTAAEREAADRATTEAAWQATMRARMAMDVLGDDAFPHALWKRIGSAADVLTERVRSLHALDALRTNAAIAERGGEGTFGYGVLAGDRVRLAEESYDEAVHALNRV encoded by the coding sequence GTGAGCGACACCCACCTCGAGATCGAGCGCACCTACGACCTGCCAGAGGGCGGTGCCCTGCCCGACCTCGTCGGCGCCGGTGGCATCCTCCGCACCGAGCACCAGGAGCCGTTCGAGCTCGATGCGACGTACTGGGACACCGAACGGTACGACCTGGTGGCGGCGCGGGTCACGGTCCGCCGCCGCACCGGCGGCCCCGACGCCGGGTGGCACATCAAGCGCTCCGAGTCGGACACCGTCCGCCACGAGCAGCACTTCCCGCTGACCGACGACGCCGACGCGGTGCCGACCGAGGTCCTCGCCGCGCTCTTCACCGAGCGCCGCGGCCGCGGCCTGCGACCCGTGGTCCGCATCACCACCACCCGCACCGTCACCCGCCTGCTCGACGAGGACGGCGACCAGGTCGCCGAGCTCGCCGACGACCAGGTCACCGCCCAGCGCCTCGACGACGACGCACCGGAGACGCCACGCACCTGGCGCGAGGTCGAGGTCGAGGCCGTCGCGGGTGTCGACCCGCAGGTCGCACACGAACTCTTCACCACCCTCGACGGGCGCTTCGCGGCCGTCGGCGCCGGCCCCGCCGCCGTCGCGTCCAAGCTGGCACGCGGGCTGGCAGGAGCACCGGCACCGCGCCTCCAGACCGAGGAGAAGCCGGACAAGGGCACGACCGCCCGCGTCCTGGCGAAGCGGCTGCGGAAGCTGCGCGCTGCGCTGCTCGGCCAGGAATCGCGCCTCCGCTCCGGCGATGCGGCCGACCTGCGTCAGACGGCCGAGACCGCCCTCGAGGTCGCTGCGATCTTGAGCGCCTACCGGCTGGCGTTCCCCACCGGCGACGCCGTCGACCGCGCCGCCGAGGCAGCGGACGGGCTGGCCGCCGTCACGGCGCGCGCCGCCCTGAACGAGTACCTGATCGACCGGCTGCCGCGCGCGTCGACCCCGGCGCAGGACGACCTGGTCGACTCGATGACCCGCGAACGCATCCTGGCCTCGACCCGTGAGCGTCGCGACCAGTCGGTGCGGGACGTCGTCGCGTTCGTGCACGGCGAGCCGTTCCTCGAGCTGCTCGACGCGCTCGACGACGCGGTCGAGCGGCCGGCCCCGACCGAGTGGTCGCTCCGTTCACCGAAGAAGGTCGCACAGGACGTCGGGGCGGTCGTGAAGCCGCACATCCGGGAGCTCGTCCGGGCCGCGGTCGCCGACGACACCTCCGACACCGCCGCCGAGCGCGAGGCCGCCGACCGCGCGACCACCGAAGCCGCGTGGCAGGCCACGATGCGGGCGCGGATGGCGATGGACGTCCTCGGCGACGACGCGTTCCCGCACGCCCTCTGGAAGCGCATCGGCAGCGCGGCCGACGTCCTGACCGAGCGGGTCAGGTCGCTGCACGCCCTCGACGCACTGCGGACAAACGCGGCGATCGCCGAGCGCGGTGGCGAGGGGACGTTCGGGTACGGCGTGCTCGCGGGGGACCGGGTGCGGCTGGCCGAGGAGTCCTACGACGAGGCGGTGCACGCGCTCAACCGCGTGTGA
- a CDS encoding S9 family peptidase, which produces MSTEHSQATPPTAAKRPVTRTHHGIDFVDDYEWLRDKESPDTLAYLEAENAYTDAATEHLAPLRDRVFAEVKSRVQETDLSVPVRMGDWWYFTRTAEGSQYGVHCRAPIAGPDDWTPPAVVEGESTLPGEQVVLDGNALADGHDFFSLGTYDISDDGTRLVYGIDVEGDERYTLHVRDLTTGTDLGDAIPNTGAGATFDPAGRYVFYPTVDESWRPDKIWRHAVGAAASDDVLVFEEPDDRYWVGVGVTRSSQYIVIELGSKITSEALVLDAADPTGEFQVVWPRRDGVEYEIEHAIVGGSDRFLVLHNDGAENFELVDVPADDPTSERDRRVVVAHDSERRIESVDAFAGHLALEYRSEALPRIAIIPIEGDGYGDAHEVPFDEALFSAGLGGNPEWDQPTLRIGFTSFVTPSEVSDLDLATGQVTVLKRQPVLGGYDPADYAQERDWATTSDGTRVPISLVWRRDAVDADTPSPLHLYGYGSYEHSIDPGFSVMRLSMLDRGVVFAVAHVRGGGEMGRHWYENGKTLTKKNTFTDFVAVADHLIASGRTTADRLVAEGGSAGGLLMGAVANIAPDRFAGIVAAVPFVDALTSILDPDLPLTVIEWDEWGDPLHDAEVYRYMSEYTPYENVRDDVQYPRILAVTSLNDTRVLYVEPAKWTAKLREVGAPVLLKTEMSAGHGGVSGRYASWKERAFELAWLLDVLGLADEAPAAS; this is translated from the coding sequence GTGAGCACCGAGCACTCCCAGGCCACCCCTCCCACCGCCGCCAAGCGGCCCGTGACGCGGACCCACCACGGCATCGACTTCGTCGACGACTACGAGTGGCTGAGAGACAAGGAGTCGCCGGACACCCTGGCCTACCTCGAGGCCGAGAACGCGTACACCGACGCCGCGACCGAGCACCTCGCGCCGCTGCGCGACCGTGTCTTCGCCGAGGTCAAGAGCCGCGTCCAGGAGACCGACCTCTCGGTGCCGGTGCGCATGGGCGACTGGTGGTACTTCACCCGCACGGCCGAGGGCAGCCAGTACGGCGTGCACTGCCGCGCGCCGATCGCCGGTCCGGACGACTGGACCCCGCCGGCCGTCGTCGAGGGTGAGTCCACCCTGCCCGGCGAGCAGGTCGTGCTCGACGGCAACGCCCTGGCCGACGGCCACGACTTCTTCTCGCTCGGCACCTACGACATCAGCGACGACGGCACCCGCCTGGTGTACGGCATCGACGTCGAGGGCGACGAGCGGTACACCCTGCACGTCCGCGACCTGACGACCGGCACCGACCTCGGCGACGCCATCCCGAACACCGGGGCCGGCGCCACCTTCGACCCCGCCGGCCGGTACGTCTTCTACCCCACGGTCGACGAGTCGTGGCGCCCGGACAAGATCTGGCGCCACGCGGTCGGCGCGGCTGCGTCCGACGACGTCCTGGTGTTCGAGGAACCGGACGACCGCTACTGGGTCGGCGTCGGCGTGACCCGATCGTCGCAGTACATCGTCATCGAGCTCGGGTCGAAGATCACCTCGGAGGCCCTGGTGCTCGACGCAGCCGACCCCACCGGCGAGTTCCAGGTCGTCTGGCCGCGGCGCGACGGTGTCGAGTACGAGATCGAGCACGCCATCGTCGGCGGCAGCGACCGGTTCCTCGTGCTGCACAACGACGGCGCCGAGAACTTCGAGCTCGTGGACGTCCCCGCCGACGACCCCACGTCCGAACGTGACCGCCGCGTGGTCGTGGCGCACGACAGCGAGCGCCGCATCGAGTCCGTCGACGCCTTCGCCGGGCACCTCGCGCTCGAGTACCGTTCCGAGGCGCTCCCCCGCATCGCGATCATCCCCATCGAGGGGGACGGGTACGGCGACGCGCACGAGGTCCCGTTCGACGAAGCACTGTTCTCGGCCGGGCTCGGCGGCAACCCCGAGTGGGACCAGCCGACGCTCCGCATCGGGTTCACGTCCTTCGTCACCCCGTCCGAGGTCAGCGACCTCGACCTGGCGACCGGCCAGGTGACGGTCCTCAAGCGCCAGCCGGTGCTCGGCGGCTACGACCCCGCCGACTACGCGCAGGAGCGCGACTGGGCCACCACCTCGGACGGCACCCGCGTGCCGATCTCGCTCGTGTGGCGCCGCGACGCCGTCGACGCGGACACCCCCTCGCCGCTCCACCTGTACGGCTACGGCTCGTACGAGCACTCGATCGACCCGGGCTTCAGCGTCATGCGCCTGTCGATGCTCGACCGCGGTGTCGTCTTCGCGGTCGCCCACGTGCGCGGTGGGGGCGAGATGGGTCGGCACTGGTACGAGAACGGCAAGACCCTGACGAAGAAGAACACCTTCACCGACTTCGTCGCGGTCGCCGACCACCTGATCGCGTCCGGTCGCACCACCGCGGACCGGCTCGTGGCCGAGGGCGGCAGCGCCGGCGGGCTGCTGATGGGTGCCGTGGCGAACATCGCGCCGGACCGGTTCGCCGGGATCGTCGCCGCGGTGCCGTTCGTCGACGCGCTCACGAGCATCCTCGACCCCGACCTGCCGCTGACCGTCATCGAGTGGGACGAGTGGGGCGACCCGCTGCACGACGCGGAGGTCTACCGCTACATGAGCGAGTACACCCCGTACGAGAACGTCCGCGACGACGTGCAGTACCCCCGGATCCTCGCCGTGACGTCGCTCAACGACACCCGTGTGCTGTACGTCGAGCCGGCGAAGTGGACCGCGAAGCTGCGCGAGGTCGGGGCGCCGGTGCTGCTGAAGACCGAGATGTCCGCGGGCCACGGCGGTGTGAGCGGTCGGTACGCCTCGTGGAAGGAGCGGGCGTTCGAGCTGGCCTGGCTGCTGGACGTTCTGGGTCTGGCGGACGAGGCACCTGCCGCGTCCTGA
- a CDS encoding Fic family protein, which translates to MAHRIEPADHLGTSTAPGSWPVHRSAERPWRSSRRGSREDRMTTSVRVSLPPRIARVRWVPGDATVALLDRAAAALRALDVHHGSRLAPLGSVIGRTEAAASSRIEDESASLDDCARALVGIRANPTATVVVRAAGAIEGLVAAADTGVITEAALLEAHRLLMRDDPVDGRYAGRYRSVQNWIGGGDTPRLATYVPPPPELVAPLMTDLFAFLHRTDLHPIAQAAIGHAQFESIHPFTDGNGRIGRALISAVLRRRGVTTTVTAPIATALAADRGRYFRHLERYRDGVVDALVADVAIAIGTVCDEATVTALLLDEHAADRAAGPCADGLHAVVGRALSDDPVLTETRLQELVPAGAADAVAADLVRTGVLRPVTERQRDRAWVAPAVVDELEAFEQRVQAAVTGRSNPVRAVA; encoded by the coding sequence ATGGCACATCGGATCGAGCCCGCGGACCACCTCGGCACGTCGACCGCACCCGGCAGCTGGCCCGTGCACCGCAGTGCGGAGCGTCCGTGGCGCAGTTCCCGTCGGGGCTCCCGCGAGGACCGCATGACGACGTCCGTGCGGGTGTCGCTGCCGCCGCGGATCGCCCGGGTCCGGTGGGTGCCCGGCGATGCCACCGTGGCGCTCCTCGACCGCGCCGCGGCCGCGCTCCGCGCACTCGACGTCCACCACGGTTCCCGACTCGCGCCGCTCGGCTCGGTGATCGGCCGGACCGAAGCGGCGGCGTCCTCACGGATCGAGGACGAGTCCGCGTCGCTCGACGACTGCGCCCGAGCACTCGTGGGCATCCGCGCGAACCCGACTGCGACCGTCGTCGTCCGCGCCGCCGGTGCGATCGAGGGGTTGGTCGCAGCAGCGGACACGGGCGTGATCACCGAGGCCGCGCTGCTCGAGGCGCACCGGCTGCTCATGCGGGACGACCCGGTCGACGGACGGTACGCCGGGCGGTACCGCAGCGTCCAGAACTGGATCGGTGGCGGTGACACCCCGCGGCTGGCGACGTACGTCCCGCCTCCGCCGGAGCTCGTCGCGCCGCTCATGACCGACCTCTTCGCGTTCCTGCACCGGACGGACCTGCACCCGATCGCCCAGGCTGCGATCGGGCACGCCCAGTTCGAGTCGATCCACCCGTTCACCGACGGCAACGGCCGGATCGGACGTGCGTTGATCAGCGCCGTGCTGCGACGCCGGGGCGTCACGACGACGGTGACCGCACCGATCGCCACGGCGCTCGCAGCGGATCGGGGCCGGTACTTCCGGCACCTCGAGCGGTACCGCGACGGGGTCGTGGACGCCCTCGTGGCAGACGTCGCGATCGCCATCGGCACCGTGTGCGACGAGGCGACCGTGACCGCCCTGCTCCTCGACGAACACGCGGCCGACCGGGCTGCAGGGCCGTGCGCCGACGGGCTGCACGCGGTCGTCGGCCGGGCGCTCTCCGACGATCCGGTCCTGACGGAGACCCGGCTGCAGGAGCTCGTCCCGGCCGGGGCCGCTGATGCCGTCGCCGCGGACCTCGTGCGGACCGGGGTGCTGCGTCCGGTCACCGAGCGGCAGCGCGACCGGGCCTGGGTGGCGCCGGCGGTGGTCGACGAGCTCGAGGCCTTCGAGCAGCGCGTGCAGGCTGCCGTCACCGGGCGATCGAACCCGGTCCGTGCGGTGGCATGA
- a CDS encoding amidohydrolase — MRNSFAITGAHVVPVSAPAFDGGAVVVEDGRITAIGPDVTPPPGIAVVDAAGAWLVPGFVESHGHVGIHEEANGEAGNDTNEMTGPNMAGVRAIDAIDIDDEGFRDALAGGITSIVVKPGSGNPIGGQTVAIKTWGGRTVDEQLISDSVSIKSALGENPKRVYGGKGQTPSTRLGVAKIIRDAFVEAENYRAARDAAAAKGEPFARDLSKEALVRVLDGELVWDQHTHRHDDIATAIRLSEEFGYRLVVNHGTEAHKIASLLAEKDIPVIYGPLFTSRSKVELRDRGIPNLATIAAAGVRVAITTDAPVVPIGMLVDQATAAVKEGLPAQTALEALTVNPAEFLGFGDRVGRLAVGYDADLVLWDGDPLDATSRATRVWIDGEPVFEWADGVGVTTPRW, encoded by the coding sequence ATGCGCAACTCCTTCGCGATCACCGGTGCCCACGTCGTCCCCGTCTCCGCCCCCGCCTTCGACGGCGGCGCGGTCGTCGTCGAGGACGGCCGCATCACGGCGATCGGCCCGGACGTCACGCCGCCCCCGGGGATCGCGGTCGTGGACGCCGCCGGAGCGTGGCTGGTCCCCGGGTTCGTCGAGTCGCACGGCCACGTCGGCATCCACGAGGAGGCGAACGGCGAGGCCGGCAACGACACGAACGAGATGACCGGCCCCAACATGGCCGGGGTCCGTGCGATCGACGCGATCGACATCGACGACGAGGGCTTCCGCGATGCGCTCGCCGGCGGCATCACGAGCATCGTCGTGAAGCCCGGCTCGGGCAACCCGATCGGCGGCCAGACCGTCGCCATCAAGACCTGGGGCGGCCGGACCGTCGACGAGCAGCTCATCTCGGACTCGGTGAGCATCAAGAGCGCCCTCGGCGAGAACCCGAAGCGCGTGTACGGCGGCAAGGGCCAGACGCCGTCGACGCGCCTGGGCGTCGCGAAGATCATCCGTGACGCCTTCGTCGAGGCCGAGAACTACCGTGCCGCCCGCGACGCCGCCGCGGCCAAGGGGGAGCCGTTCGCGCGGGACCTGTCCAAGGAGGCCCTGGTCCGGGTCCTCGACGGCGAGCTCGTCTGGGACCAGCACACGCACCGCCACGACGACATCGCCACCGCGATCCGGCTGTCCGAGGAGTTCGGGTACCGCCTCGTGGTGAACCACGGCACCGAGGCACACAAGATCGCGAGCCTGCTCGCCGAGAAGGACATCCCGGTCATCTACGGCCCGCTCTTCACGAGCCGTTCGAAGGTGGAACTCCGGGACCGCGGCATCCCGAACCTCGCCACGATCGCTGCCGCCGGCGTCCGGGTCGCGATCACCACCGATGCCCCGGTCGTGCCGATCGGCATGCTCGTCGACCAGGCGACGGCCGCCGTGAAGGAGGGCCTGCCCGCACAGACCGCGCTCGAGGCGCTCACCGTCAACCCGGCCGAGTTCCTCGGCTTCGGGGACCGTGTCGGTCGACTGGCCGTGGGCTACGACGCCGACCTCGTGCTCTGGGACGGTGACCCGCTGGACGCGACCAGTCGCGCGACGCGCGTCTGGATCGACGGTGAGCCCGTCTTCGAGTGGGCGGACGGCGTCGGCGTCACCACCCCGCGCTGGTAG
- a CDS encoding aminodeoxychorismate lyase, with protein MTETVLAILNQPSRDAAPHDPAADAFTWAKPLEEHLQVQDLGITRGDGVFETITVVDGRPQALEAHLARFGRSAAMLDLPAPDPDAWRQAIEAVCARLDPVREAFAKTVLTRGVEGTDRPTGWVYAAPSVDSTAARTEGISVVVLDRGYRHDVERTSPWLLQGAKTLSYAVNMAALREAARRGADDALFVSSDGYVLEGTRANLIMKVGERLVTPRTDIGILAGTTQADVFRFAEQAGIETAYELVTLADLQAADALWLVSSVRQAAPIRSVNGDTRAIDADLTDRINEFLLAREV; from the coding sequence ATGACCGAAACCGTGCTCGCGATCCTCAACCAGCCCTCCCGCGACGCCGCGCCGCACGACCCCGCAGCGGACGCCTTCACCTGGGCGAAGCCGCTCGAGGAGCACCTGCAGGTCCAGGACCTCGGCATCACCCGGGGCGACGGCGTGTTCGAGACCATCACGGTGGTCGACGGTCGCCCCCAGGCGCTCGAGGCGCACCTGGCCCGGTTCGGCCGCTCCGCTGCGATGCTCGACCTGCCCGCGCCGGACCCCGACGCGTGGCGGCAGGCGATCGAGGCCGTCTGCGCCCGGCTCGACCCGGTCCGCGAGGCCTTCGCGAAGACCGTCCTGACCCGTGGTGTCGAGGGCACCGACCGCCCCACCGGGTGGGTGTACGCCGCGCCGTCCGTCGACTCCACCGCGGCGCGCACCGAGGGCATCTCCGTCGTGGTCCTGGACCGCGGGTACCGGCACGACGTCGAGCGCACCTCGCCGTGGCTGCTGCAGGGCGCGAAGACGCTCTCGTACGCCGTCAACATGGCCGCCCTGCGCGAGGCCGCCCGCCGCGGGGCCGACGACGCCCTGTTCGTGTCGAGCGACGGCTACGTGCTCGAGGGCACGCGCGCCAACCTGATCATGAAGGTCGGCGAGCGGCTCGTGACGCCGCGCACCGACATCGGGATCCTCGCCGGCACCACGCAGGCCGACGTCTTCCGCTTCGCCGAGCAGGCCGGCATCGAGACCGCCTACGAGCTCGTCACCCTCGCCGACCTGCAGGCCGCCGACGCGCTCTGGCTCGTGTCGAGCGTCCGTCAGGCGGCGCCGATCCGCTCGGTGAACGGCGACACCCGGGCGATCGACGCGGACCTGACGGACCGCATCAACGAGTTCCTGCTGGCGCGCGAGGTCTGA
- a CDS encoding tryptophan synthase subunit alpha, whose product MAEPRRTGRSLEVLRAEAAEEISMLVEHRSRQGEDPWEFMPTLPTVDEQVVLILRADAVDLDEAIGKRNAQWSSHPASGQGTRLGEEYHRLRRIALQHPELTPAVWKLLGALPEAG is encoded by the coding sequence GTGGCTGAGCCCCGCAGGACCGGGCGCAGCCTCGAAGTGCTGCGCGCCGAGGCGGCCGAGGAGATCTCGATGCTCGTCGAGCACCGGAGCCGACAGGGCGAGGACCCGTGGGAGTTCATGCCCACGCTCCCCACGGTGGACGAGCAGGTCGTGCTGATCCTCCGGGCCGACGCGGTCGATCTGGACGAGGCGATCGGCAAGCGGAACGCGCAGTGGTCGAGCCACCCGGCGTCCGGGCAGGGCACCAGGCTGGGCGAGGAGTACCACCGGTTGCGCCGGATCGCGCTGCAGCACCCCGAGCTGACGCCAGCGGTGTGGAAGCTGCTGGGCGCGCTGCCCGAAGCGGGCTGA
- a CDS encoding 8-oxo-dGTP diphosphatase — MTPRDESKSQHPRVVVVYLLRDGADGPEVLLGEKRRGLGTGRLVGPGGKREPGETAVETAVREVREEVGLRLDAVDLEARGTLDYRFPYRPSWSQVSDVFVCRRWQGSPSGSDELEPRWIPVADVPYGAMWDDAKYWLPRVLRGGSVRARFTFADDDATVAGFTGTGVETPA; from the coding sequence GTGACCCCGCGCGACGAGAGCAAGTCCCAGCACCCCCGGGTGGTCGTCGTCTACCTGCTCCGCGACGGTGCGGACGGCCCCGAGGTGCTGCTGGGCGAGAAGCGCCGCGGCCTCGGCACGGGCCGACTGGTCGGCCCCGGCGGCAAGCGCGAGCCCGGCGAGACGGCGGTCGAGACCGCCGTGCGCGAGGTGCGTGAAGAGGTCGGCCTGCGGCTCGACGCGGTCGACCTGGAGGCCCGTGGCACGTTGGACTACCGGTTCCCGTACCGACCGTCCTGGTCCCAGGTCTCGGACGTCTTCGTGTGCCGCCGATGGCAGGGCAGCCCGTCGGGCTCCGACGAGCTCGAACCGCGGTGGATCCCCGTCGCCGACGTCCCCTACGGGGCGATGTGGGACGACGCGAAGTACTGGCTGCCGAGGGTGCTGCGTGGGGGTTCGGTGCGTGCACGCTTCACGTTCGCCGACGACGACGCGACGGTCGCGGGCTTCACCGGGACGGGCGTCGAGACACCCGCGTAG